The genomic DNA CGAAGGACGAAATGTATTACCAAATCTAACTCGGGGAACTTTTATATCAAGTTCCCCGTATTTTATGTTTAGTTTGCGATTATAAAATCCGTTTGCCAAATCAAAAGGATTCTTCTTCAAATACTCTTCTCGTTCTTTAGCCATAACGTAATTCAACAATTCTTCAAAAAGATAGCAATATTAGGCTTATTCCCTTTTTCCAAGTATTCGTCTATTTTTGAAAAAAGTTCTTGCAGGTTGTTTTCAGATATTTCTCTCTTTCTCTTACTCATTGTACAACCTCCAGAGTTTTTTACTTCTTTTTCTATCTCTACTATTCTTGTTAACTCAACTATTTTTTTCTCATACACAATTTTTCTCCCAATCCCCCATCATTAATGAGACCTTACATTTATACAACGAATTCATTAGAGAGATTTCATAAAGAGATTAAGAGGCGTAGTAAAGTTATAGGGTTTTTTAATGATAAGAAAGCGTTAGAGAAAGTAGTATTTTTAGTAATTTTGGAAATGAATGAGAGTTACAATCGTCGGAAAACAAAACATTGGGGATATTTTTTATCAGTATTACGAAAAAAACGAAAAGAAAAATATAGTAGATTACAGGAGGAAAAAAATCTTACACAAAATTAGTCAACTATAAATATTAAAGATTATTAAGATAATCCAGGCATATGAAAAACCTCTTTTTTTGTAAGCATGGCATAAAGTACACGCACAAGTTTGTTACACAGTGCAATCATAGCTTTTCTGTGTGGCATACCTTCCTCCTTCTTTTTCAAATAATACGCTCTAAAATACTCATTAAACTTCATAACACCGCTTGCCATAAGATAAAGAATACGCCTAAGGGACTTGGATCCTTTTTTACTTATTCTGCCGTTACTATACATACTTCCGGATTGTTTAATAGCAGGATCTATCCCAGCATAGGCGGCAAGTTTACCTCTGTTGGCAAATCTGTTTATACCTTTAATTTCTGCAAGAAAATGGGCAGCGGTAATATCATTAATTCCTTTGATAGAAGTAATAATCTCCATATCATCTTTCTTGGAAGATTTTATTCTATCAATAAATTCCTTCGTAATATTATTAAGTCGACTATTAAGAAATATGAGCATTTCAACATTTTCTTTGATGACAGTAGCCCAGATATCAGAGGAAATACCAATGGAGGATTTAGCAAGGGATATGAGCTTCTGAGGGGTAATATTTGACTTATGTGCAAACTTCAATTCATCAAAAATCTTTTGAAGATCATTTTCATTAGCATTCCTGATGAGTTCAGCTGTAGGCATATGTTTAAGGATATGCAAAATGGATTGAGTAAATACATTGGCATTTGCCACAAGTTCAGGAAATACTACAGTAAGATGCTGTTTAAGCTGAGTTTTAATTCTTGCAATTTACTGAGCAATATTTTCTTTCATCCTGGCAAGTGCGATAATATCATTGGACTCAGGAAGAACAAAATAATTGAAATGTTCAATATTCTTAGCTATAAATTTAGCAATAATAACAGCATCAATTTTATCGGTTTTAGTTTTTCTGAGAGTAACTGATTGGGCAAATTTTTTAATGAGAGCTGGATTAATAAGACAGACATCTTTCTTTTTGGATACAAGGAATGCTAAGAGGTTAATGTGATAGCTGCCAGTAGATTCAAGAGCAATAACAGAGGAGTTATATTTTTTAATCAAATCATAGAAGCTGTTAAACCCCTCAATATCCATTTGAAATTCAGTTTCTTTAAGAAGCTCAAGCTTATTGTTAACAATAGCAAGGTTAAACTTATCTTTGGAAACATCTACCCCTATAAAGAAAGCAAATTTGTCATTTTTCATGTCAAACCTCACTTAAAATATTTTAGTCCCGAATCCAAACTCCCGTTTGACAGTGGCTTGATAGCCAAATCAACCAATAGGGACTTTCGGGACGGGGGACAGACTAAATATGAAGCTTTTAAGCTTATTCCCACTGTAGTCCTCTGTCCCATTTTTAATTCATTACATAATATCATTTTCTTATACAACAAAAAAACGTAGGAGTTGCACTATGTCCAAATCACTTTTCATTTCTTCAAACTCTTCTTTTGTGATTTCACCTTTTGCATATCTTTCTTTTAAAATTTCTAATGCTCTATCTCTTTTTTCTACTATGATATTTGATTTATCAAAAAGTTTAAATCCAACTGAAATGACCCATACCGCTAAGATTATGAAAATTGCCCAGAAAATTATTCCAAAAATCCCCATAAATCCAAAGCCGTATCTATGCATAATAGCCTCCTTGAAAATTTAAAAAGGGGAGAGAATTCTCTCCCCTTAATCGTTATCATTTTCTTTATCGTAATTATCTGGAAATGGCCCCATTACTGCACCAAAAGGGTTTACATGAAATTCAAACCTGTTACCAGCCGCATCTACAACATCAACCTCATACATTGTACCCATAGGCATTCTAAATTTCTCTACTTCTTTGATTTTGTACCCTTTAAAATTTTCTTTTAGAATTTTACTAACCAAATTTTTAGCTTCTTTTTCAGAAATTCCGTTTGCGTTTGCAAACCATTTTTGGCCGTATCCCATGCAAAAGCCTGGGCCAAAATTTTGTTGGTATGGTACTGAGTTGTAACCTCTGTTTTGAAATTGTGGTCCCATCATTCCCATTCCGTATCCTTGCTGATAACCGCCCCACATACCTCTTGCAAAACCTGGGCCGTGAGCGAATGCAAGTGTTGCTCCGAAAATTATTAGACCTGCTAAAAGTAATAACCTTTTCATGGCTACCTCCTTATGTTTTTGATTTGTTGCACCTATGGTAATGCATAATGGATGCCAGAATGCCAAAATTTTTAATTTACTGATAAATAATAGATATTTCTTAAGGTGTATTTAAAATGTGTGTA from Deferribacter autotrophicus includes the following:
- a CDS encoding transposase; amino-acid sequence: MPTAELIRNANENDLQKIFDELKFAHKSNITPQKLISLAKSSIGISSDIWATVIKENVEMLIFLNSRLNNITKEFIDRIKSSKKDDMEIITSIKGINDITAAHFLAEIKGINRFANRGKLAAYAGIDPAIKQSGSMYSNGRISKKGSKSLRRILYLMASGVMKFNEYFRAYYLKKKEEGMPHRKAMIALCNKLVRVLYAMLTKKEVFHMPGLS
- a CDS encoding IS110 family transposase — encoded protein: MKNDKFAFFIGVDVSKDKFNLAIVNNKLELLKETEFQMDIEGFNSFYDLIKKYNSSVIALESTGSYHINLLAFLVSKKKDVCLINPALIKKFAQSVTLRKTKTDKIDAVIIAKFIAKNIEHFNYFVLPESNDIIALARMKENIAQ
- a CDS encoding SHOCT domain-containing protein, whose amino-acid sequence is MHRYGFGFMGIFGIIFWAIFIILAVWVISVGFKLFDKSNIIVEKRDRALEILKERYAKGEITKEEFEEMKSDLDIVQLLRFFVV
- a CDS encoding PepSY domain-containing protein, with the translated sequence MKRLLLLAGLIIFGATLAFAHGPGFARGMWGGYQQGYGMGMMGPQFQNRGYNSVPYQQNFGPGFCMGYGQKWFANANGISEKEAKNLVSKILKENFKGYKIKEVEKFRMPMGTMYEVDVVDAAGNRFEFHVNPFGAVMGPFPDNYDKENDND